The following proteins are co-located in the Spinactinospora alkalitolerans genome:
- a CDS encoding HGxxPAAW family protein, whose amino-acid sequence MADAHHDDHGNTPSAWFLTISWIVIWSVAGVAIILGRDLITWTAVALGASVVCAAVAGVMKKAGLGRKTPRPLPMLREEWEALQAKAEEKVAKAEEKVASAVSK is encoded by the coding sequence ATGGCCGACGCACACCACGACGATCACGGCAACACCCCCTCCGCCTGGTTCCTGACGATCTCCTGGATCGTGATCTGGAGCGTCGCCGGGGTGGCCATCATCCTCGGCCGGGACCTGATCACCTGGACGGCCGTCGCCCTGGGCGCCAGCGTCGTCTGCGCGGCCGTCGCCGGGGTGATGAAGAAGGCCGGCCTCGGCCGCAAGACCCCTCGCCCGCTGCCCATGCTGCGCGAGGAGTGGGAGGCCCTGCAGGCGAAGGCGGAGGAGAAGGTCGCCAAGGCCGAGGAGAAGGTGGCCTCCGCGGTCTCCAAGTGA
- a CDS encoding Trp biosynthesis-associated membrane protein yields the protein MTADIPADAPPAPSPAPRRREYALTLALTVAGAAGLLAATGQTWANGLVELPEPLAPAPVELAAAQVSPAASALGWASLAALAALAATRGWARRLVGALIAVFGLAALLDIWRGTRAANLADLAAQTATADGDVTGVSLDAVWPWTGAAGALLLLAVGLFTVLRGAAWPAMGSRYDRHGASRAAKPRSDDPVELWRSLDSGADPTADPARPDPPEPPSRTDADTT from the coding sequence ATGACCGCCGACATCCCCGCGGACGCGCCTCCGGCGCCGTCTCCCGCACCGCGCCGCAGGGAGTACGCGCTCACCCTGGCGCTGACCGTCGCCGGAGCGGCGGGCCTGCTCGCCGCCACCGGCCAGACCTGGGCCAACGGCCTGGTGGAGCTGCCCGAGCCGCTCGCACCGGCCCCGGTGGAGCTGGCGGCGGCGCAGGTCAGTCCGGCCGCCTCGGCCCTGGGCTGGGCGAGCCTGGCCGCGCTCGCCGCGCTCGCCGCCACCCGAGGCTGGGCCCGCCGCCTGGTCGGGGCCCTGATCGCCGTGTTCGGCCTGGCGGCCCTCCTCGACATCTGGCGCGGCACCCGGGCCGCGAACCTGGCCGATCTGGCCGCTCAGACGGCCACCGCCGACGGCGACGTCACCGGCGTCTCGCTGGACGCGGTCTGGCCGTGGACCGGCGCGGCCGGGGCCCTGCTGCTGCTGGCCGTGGGTCTGTTCACGGTGCTCAGGGGTGCCGCCTGGCCGGCCATGGGCAGCAGGTACGATCGCCACGGCGCCTCCCGTGCGGCGAAACCACGCTCCGACGACCCGGTCGAGCTGTGGAGGTCGCTGGACAGCGGCGCCGACCCCACCGCGGATCCCGCTCGTCCGGATCCGCCGGAACCCCCGTCGAGAACCGACGCAGACACGACATGA